From the Acidiferrobacteraceae bacterium genome, one window contains:
- a CDS encoding peptidase produces the protein MTYCLAIRLDSGLIFASDSRTNAGVDQVSSYSKMYSFQPTPDRLFVVLTAGNLGTTQGVINAIQRDLDTPAGNDLRNVNYLFEAAEYLGSVSHAVQSRYQEEGQEADSGAFGASFIIGGQIQGQPHDVYLVYPEGNYVAASPTKPYLQIGETKYGKPILDRVITTQTSLENAGRCALVSIDSTMRSNISVGPPIELAFYEADSLKLARRETFDADTPYFDSLKKAWGEGLQQVFDTLPRFDWEQD, from the coding sequence TCCGACTCGCGCACCAACGCGGGCGTGGATCAGGTAAGCAGCTACAGCAAGATGTACTCCTTTCAGCCGACCCCCGATCGTCTGTTCGTGGTCCTGACCGCTGGCAATCTGGGTACCACCCAGGGGGTCATCAATGCGATTCAGCGGGACCTGGATACACCGGCCGGCAATGACCTTCGCAACGTGAACTACCTGTTCGAGGCGGCGGAGTACCTGGGGTCGGTCAGCCATGCTGTGCAAAGCCGTTACCAGGAGGAGGGACAGGAAGCGGACAGCGGAGCCTTTGGCGCCAGTTTCATCATCGGCGGCCAGATCCAGGGCCAGCCCCACGACGTTTATCTCGTCTATCCGGAGGGGAATTATGTTGCCGCCTCCCCGACCAAGCCCTATCTGCAGATCGGTGAAACCAAGTACGGCAAACCCATCCTGGATCGCGTGATCACGACCCAGACCTCCCTGGAGAACGCCGGCCGGTGCGCCCTGGTGTCCATTGATTCCACCATGCGATCCAATATCTCCGTCGGCCCGCCCATCGAACTGGCATTCTACGAGGCGGACAGTCTGAAACTCGCACGGCGGGAAACCTTCGACGCCGATACGCCCTACTTTGATTCACTCAAGAAAGCCTGGGGGGAGGGTTTGCAGCAGGTCTTCGATACCCTGCCGCGCTTCGACTGGGAGCAGGATTAG
- a CDS encoding putative zinc-binding peptidase, translated as MKTFRCTCGNTLQFENYRCLVCGRTLGFLPDHGVLSALEQDQGYWKALNPIASDARYRQCRNYAEENVCNWMVRLEDGNAYCVSCRLNHVIPDLSEPHNKVLWARIERAKRRLVYTLLSLGLPIVGRDADPVRGLAFEFLADTPSDTEFTDEISPQERVMTGHRAGLITINIAEADPGTREDIREKMNEAYRTLLGHFRHEIGHFYWMRLVENTDWIAPARELFGDERQDYAAALARYYQGGPPASWSEHFISPYAASHPWEDWAETWAHYLHIVDTLETAHDFGFSMRGKPVTSPHEVLDREVQYAYGMNVRRATFANLLEDWVQLTVALNSLNRSMGLRDPYPFALSPGAAQKLGFIHQLVQDSVTD; from the coding sequence ATGAAGACCTTTCGCTGCACCTGCGGCAACACGCTTCAGTTCGAAAACTACCGCTGCCTGGTATGCGGCCGTACGCTGGGGTTTCTTCCCGATCATGGGGTGCTGAGCGCGCTGGAACAGGACCAGGGCTACTGGAAGGCGCTGAATCCGATCGCATCCGATGCCCGCTATCGCCAGTGTCGCAACTACGCAGAGGAAAACGTGTGCAACTGGATGGTGCGCCTGGAAGACGGCAACGCCTACTGCGTTTCCTGTCGGCTCAACCACGTCATCCCCGATTTGTCCGAACCCCACAACAAGGTGCTATGGGCCCGCATCGAGCGCGCCAAGCGCCGGCTGGTGTATACCCTGCTGTCCCTGGGACTGCCGATCGTGGGACGGGATGCCGACCCGGTTCGCGGGCTTGCCTTCGAATTCCTCGCCGATACGCCCAGCGATACCGAGTTTACCGACGAGATCAGCCCGCAGGAGCGGGTCATGACCGGCCACCGCGCGGGCCTGATCACCATCAACATCGCCGAGGCGGATCCGGGCACACGCGAGGACATTCGCGAAAAAATGAACGAGGCCTATCGCACCCTGCTCGGACACTTCCGCCACGAGATCGGACACTTCTACTGGATGCGACTGGTGGAAAACACTGACTGGATCGCACCGGCCCGCGAACTCTTCGGCGACGAGCGCCAGGACTATGCGGCTGCGCTTGCACGCTACTACCAGGGCGGGCCACCGGCGAGCTGGTCCGAACACTTTATCAGCCCCTATGCGGCGTCGCATCCGTGGGAAGACTGGGCCGAGACCTGGGCCCACTACCTGCACATAGTCGACACCCTGGAGACGGCCCACGATTTCGGATTCAGCATGCGCGGCAAGCCTGTGACCTCACCCCACGAGGTACTGGACCGCGAGGTACAGTATGCCTATGGAATGAATGTCCGCCGGGCTACTTTCGCCAACCTACTAGAAGACTGGGTACAACTGACCGTTGCACTCAATTCCCTCAATCGAAGCATGGGGCTTCGCGACCCCTATCCCTTCGCCCTTTCGCCGGGTGCAGCCCAGAAACTCGGCTTCATTCACCAGCTGGTGCAGGATTCCGTCACCGACTAA
- the metF gene encoding methylenetetrahydrofolate reductase [NAD(P)H] has protein sequence MTDKKNNRIYSCEFFPPRTDAGRDNWRAALDELAHLKPAYFSCTYGAGGTDQSGTRETIKEIIDRGFPAAPHITCIGSTREKIRDLLLDYRDLGVNRVVALRGDLPEGMTDPGEFRYADELVQFIREETGDRFFIEIAAYPEKHPQAASLQEDLLNFRKKVDAGADSAITQYFYNPDAYYRFVDSLAAAGVEIPVVPGIMPITNYKQLARFSANCGAEIPRWIATRLDGFGDDLDSIREFGLDVVTRLCQQLLDHGAPGLHFYTLNRAQPTGTLWHNLGL, from the coding sequence ATGACCGACAAGAAAAACAACCGCATCTACAGTTGCGAGTTCTTTCCTCCGCGGACCGATGCCGGGCGCGACAACTGGCGCGCGGCGCTGGATGAGCTGGCGCATCTGAAGCCCGCGTATTTCTCCTGCACCTATGGCGCCGGTGGCACGGACCAGTCCGGCACCCGGGAAACCATAAAGGAGATTATCGACCGGGGTTTCCCGGCCGCGCCCCACATCACCTGTATCGGTTCCACGCGGGAGAAGATCCGCGACCTGTTGCTGGACTACCGCGACCTGGGCGTGAACCGCGTGGTTGCCCTCCGCGGCGATCTGCCCGAGGGCATGACCGACCCCGGTGAGTTCCGCTACGCGGACGAACTCGTGCAATTCATTCGCGAGGAAACCGGCGACCGCTTCTTTATCGAAATCGCGGCGTACCCGGAAAAGCACCCGCAGGCTGCCAGCCTGCAGGAAGATCTGCTGAACTTCCGCAAAAAGGTTGATGCCGGCGCCGACAGCGCCATCACCCAGTATTTCTACAACCCGGACGCGTACTATCGTTTCGTGGATTCGCTCGCAGCCGCCGGCGTGGAGATTCCGGTGGTGCCCGGCATCATGCCCATTACCAACTACAAGCAACTGGCCCGTTTTTCCGCCAACTGTGGTGCCGAGATTCCGCGCTGGATTGCCACACGCCTGGACGGGTTTGGCGATGACCTTGATTCAATTCGGGAATTCGGTCTGGACGTTGTAACGCGCCTGTGCCAACAATTGCTGGATCATGGCGCGCCGGGTCTGCACTTCTACACCCTGAACCGCGCCCAACCCACGGGGACGCTGTGGCACAACCTAGGGCTCTGA